The following are encoded together in the Adhaeribacter arboris genome:
- a CDS encoding YajQ family cyclic di-GMP-binding protein translates to MASFDIVSKVDPQSLENALNTVKKEIQNRYDFRDTKGSVELDKKTNIIHIVTENSMRVKHIEDIIMSKMVKQNLDATALDFSEEEYASGPMIKKDVKLKAGVDKETAKKITKIIKDSKLKVQAAIMDDQIRVTGKKIDELQDVIALMRQSDLGLPLQFVNMKS, encoded by the coding sequence ATGGCCTCATTTGATATTGTAAGTAAAGTAGACCCGCAAAGTCTGGAAAATGCGCTGAATACCGTAAAAAAGGAAATTCAGAACCGTTACGATTTCCGGGATACCAAGGGCAGCGTGGAACTCGACAAAAAAACGAATATTATTCATATTGTCACCGAAAACTCCATGCGGGTAAAGCACATCGAAGATATTATCATGAGTAAAATGGTAAAGCAAAATTTAGATGCTACCGCCTTGGATTTTTCGGAAGAAGAATACGCATCTGGCCCGATGATAAAAAAAGATGTGAAGTTAAAAGCCGGTGTAGATAAGGAAACCGCCAAAAAAATTACTAAAATAATTAAAGACAGTAAATTAAAAGTGCAGGCGGCTATTATGGACGACCAGATTCGGGTTACCGGTAAAAAAATCGACGAACTTCAGGATGTAATTGCCCTAATGCGCCAATCGGACTTAGGCTTGCCTTTGCAATTTGTGAATATGAAATCGTAA
- a CDS encoding lipocalin family protein, with protein MNKNTREILIGAGTVVLGSLALRYFSRKHQPLETVSAVDLSRYAGKWYEIAAFPLIFERGCHCTTAEYTLHPAGYVKVVNSCRRNSPQGKVKQAMGKAFPVPGSNNTKLKVQFQWPFRGDYWIIALDEDYSHALVGTPDRQYLWVLARSPFMAPTLYQNLVHLAQQKGFDTDHLHLTNQACFD; from the coding sequence ATGAATAAGAATACCCGGGAAATTTTAATTGGTGCCGGAACCGTAGTGCTGGGAAGTTTGGCATTGCGTTATTTTTCGCGAAAGCATCAGCCTCTGGAAACAGTATCCGCCGTAGATCTGAGCCGTTATGCCGGCAAATGGTACGAAATTGCGGCATTTCCTTTAATTTTTGAACGGGGCTGCCATTGTACTACCGCCGAATACACGCTGCACCCGGCAGGCTACGTAAAGGTGGTTAATAGTTGCCGCCGTAACAGTCCGCAAGGAAAAGTAAAGCAAGCAATGGGTAAGGCTTTTCCCGTACCAGGCAGTAATAATACAAAACTAAAAGTACAATTTCAGTGGCCTTTCCGGGGTGATTATTGGATTATAGCCTTAGATGAAGATTACTCGCACGCACTGGTGGGCACCCCCGACCGACAGTATTTATGGGTATTAGCGCGTTCGCCGTTTATGGCCCCTACGCTGTATCAGAACCTGGTGCACCTAGCGCAGCAAAAAGGATTTGATACCGATCACCTGCACCTGACCAACCAGGCTTGCTTTGATTAA
- a CDS encoding DUF4174 domain-containing protein translates to MRKKTMSISSWVLFFLCCALLGKAQSAESDHSKIGLMDKGKHRFLLIFAPDSQNEFLLEQDKMLRQAHLGLSERDLLVVQVVENNVEINPHVKEEMPPAASLRQTYKINPAQFAVILVGKDGTEKYRAAHAQAPAVLFDIIDSMPMRQHEKRSE, encoded by the coding sequence ATGAGAAAAAAAACAATGTCCATTAGTAGTTGGGTGCTCTTTTTTTTGTGTTGCGCGCTCCTTGGCAAAGCCCAATCAGCCGAATCGGACCACTCTAAAATAGGCCTAATGGATAAAGGTAAACATCGTTTTCTACTCATATTTGCCCCCGATAGCCAGAATGAATTTTTGTTGGAGCAAGATAAAATGTTGCGCCAGGCGCACCTTGGCCTCAGCGAGCGCGACTTGTTAGTAGTGCAAGTAGTAGAAAATAATGTAGAAATTAATCCGCACGTAAAGGAAGAAATGCCCCCGGCTGCATCTTTGCGCCAAACGTATAAAATAAATCCCGCGCAATTTGCCGTAATTTTAGTAGGAAAAGACGGCACCGAAAAATACCGGGCCGCTCATGCTCAGGCGCCCGCCGTATTGTTTGACATAATTGATTCTATGCCCATGCGGCAGCACGAAAAACGCAGCGAGTAA